One Miscanthus floridulus cultivar M001 chromosome 11, ASM1932011v1, whole genome shotgun sequence DNA window includes the following coding sequences:
- the LOC136491071 gene encoding uncharacterized protein isoform X2, whose translation MADENAGKKEEEEFSTGPLSVLMMSVKNNTQVLINCRNNKKLLGRVRAFDRHCNMVLENVREMWTEVPKTGKGKKKALPVNKDRFISKMFLRGDSVIIVLRNPN comes from the exons ATGGCGGATGAGAAT GCTGGAAAGAAAGAGGAGGAGGAATTTAGCACAGGCCCTCTGTCAGTCCTAATGATGAGTGTTAAGAACAACACCCAG GTGCTCATCAATTGCCGCAACAACAAGAAGCTACTTGGCCGGGTTCGTGCTTTTGATCGCCACTGTAACATGGTGCTCGAGAACGTGCGGGAGATGTGGACAGAG GTCCCCAAGACTGGCAAGGGCAAAAAGAAGGCTCTGCCTGTGAACAAGGATAGATTCATCAGCAAGATGTTCCTCAGGGGCGACTCGGTCATCATCGTGCTGAGGAACCCGAACTGA
- the LOC136491071 gene encoding uncharacterized protein isoform X1, whose protein sequence is MADENQAGKKEEEEFSTGPLSVLMMSVKNNTQVLINCRNNKKLLGRVRAFDRHCNMVLENVREMWTEVPKTGKGKKKALPVNKDRFISKMFLRGDSVIIVLRNPN, encoded by the exons ATGGCGGATGAGAAT CAGGCTGGAAAGAAAGAGGAGGAGGAATTTAGCACAGGCCCTCTGTCAGTCCTAATGATGAGTGTTAAGAACAACACCCAG GTGCTCATCAATTGCCGCAACAACAAGAAGCTACTTGGCCGGGTTCGTGCTTTTGATCGCCACTGTAACATGGTGCTCGAGAACGTGCGGGAGATGTGGACAGAG GTCCCCAAGACTGGCAAGGGCAAAAAGAAGGCTCTGCCTGTGAACAAGGATAGATTCATCAGCAAGATGTTCCTCAGGGGCGACTCGGTCATCATCGTGCTGAGGAACCCGAACTGA